A window of the Echeneis naucrates chromosome 3, fEcheNa1.1, whole genome shotgun sequence genome harbors these coding sequences:
- the ap3s2 gene encoding AP-3 complex subunit sigma-2 isoform X5 — MIKAILIFNNHGKPRLIRFYQYFVFVETLDKCFENVCELDLIFHMDKVHYILQEVVMGGMVLETNMNEIVAQVEVQNRMEKSEGGLSAAPARAVSAVKNMNLPEIPRNINIGDINIKVPSLSPF; from the exons ATGATTAAAGCCATTTTGATATTTAACAACCACGGAAAGCCGCGGCTGATCCGATTCTATCAGTATTTT GTGTTTGTGGAGACATTGGATAAATGCTTTGAAAACGTCTGTGAGCTGGACCTCATATTCCACATGGACAAG gtccACTACATCTTACAGGAGGTGGTGATGGGCGGCATGGTGCTGGAGACCAACATGAATGAGATCGTAGCTCAGGTGGAGGTGCAGAACCGCATGGAGAAGTCAGAG GGAGGTCTGTCAGCGGCTCCTGCTCGTGCCGTCTCCGCTGTGAAGAACATGAACCTTCCAGAGATTCCCCGCAACATCAACATCGGAGACATCAATATCAAAGTACCGAGCCTCTCCCCGTTCTGA
- the ap3s2 gene encoding AP-3 complex subunit sigma-2 isoform X2 yields the protein MIKAILIFNNHGKPRLIRFYQYFAEDMQQQIIRETFHLVSKRDDNVCNFLEGGSLIGGSDYKLIYRHYATLYFVFCVDSSESELGILDLIQVHYILQEVVMGGMVLETNMNEIVAQVEVQNRMEKSEGGLSAAPARAVSAVKNMNLPEIPRNINIGDINIKVPSLSPF from the exons ATGATTAAAGCCATTTTGATATTTAACAACCACGGAAAGCCGCGGCTGATCCGATTCTATCAGTATTTT GCTGAGgacatgcagcagcagatcatCAGGGAGACCTTCCACTTGGTGTCTAAGAGAGATGACAATGTCTGCAACTTCTTGGAGGGTGGAAG CCTCATTGGTGGCTCTGATTACAAGCTGATCTACCGGCACTACGCGACCCTTTACTTTgtcttctgtgtggactcatCTGAGAGTGAGCTCGGCATCctggacctgatccag gtccACTACATCTTACAGGAGGTGGTGATGGGCGGCATGGTGCTGGAGACCAACATGAATGAGATCGTAGCTCAGGTGGAGGTGCAGAACCGCATGGAGAAGTCAGAG GGAGGTCTGTCAGCGGCTCCTGCTCGTGCCGTCTCCGCTGTGAAGAACATGAACCTTCCAGAGATTCCCCGCAACATCAACATCGGAGACATCAATATCAAAGTACCGAGCCTCTCCCCGTTCTGA
- the LOC115040675 gene encoding aminopeptidase N-like yields MGKVYYISRNVGLCMLVLAASALATIIALSVAYNKERAKNQGRPADGTSSPPAATTPSAAREAWDSYRLPQSLIPVYYNVTLWPRLEPDADGLYVFTGSSAVVFRCVKETDLIIIHSNKLNLTSFQGHHAKLSGVGGVRVPTIQKSWLVVKTAYLVLQLQGRLTVGASYVLFTEFQGELADDLEGFYRSEYVEDGVKKVVATSQMQATYARKAFPCFDEPAMKAVFNIVIIHHRGTVALSNGREIDSLDSVLDGIPVRVTTFEPTQRMSTYLLAFIVSDFVSIESLQNHLLIRIWARKKAIDDKQGDYARNVTGPILQFYEQYYNASYPLSKSDQIALPDFNAGAMENWGLVTYRETALLYDPVESSTGNKERVTTVIAHELAHMWFGNLVTLRWWNDLWLNEGFASYVEYLGADYAEPSWNIRDQMILYDVHKVFAMDALASSHPLSRREEEVNEPAQISEMFNTISYSKGAAVLRMLSDFLTEPVFARGLSSYLNRFAFDNTVYTDLWEHLQQAVDNTPDVHLPHSVHDIMNRWTLQMGFPVVSIDTRTGSITQKHFLLDPDSAVDRPSQFNYVWFVPIKWIKTGEEQQQHWLLQKTDTNSRMRVSGADWVLANTNVSGYFRVNYDLENWNRLLSLLNSHHQALPVINRAQIIDDAFNLARAKIIDTTLALATTKYLSKERDYIPWESALRNLNYYILMFDRTEVYGALQAYFKKQIEPLFEHFRGITANWTKVPTGHTDQYNQINAVGVACTVNVGGCRELIRSWYRQWMESPSHNPIHSNLKSTVYCHAIAFGGVDEWDFAWTMFKNATLASEASRLRSAMACTKTPWLLNRYLDYTLDPTKIRKQDATSTIQYIAANVVGMPLAWNFVRARWSYIFQQYGKGSFSFANLINGITKRFSTEFELQELKKFKEDNLQVGFGSATLALEQAIEKTTANIKWVTENKADVLRWLTEESTFRET; encoded by the exons ATGGGGAAAGTCTACTACATCAGCAGGAACGTGGGCCTCTGCATGCTCGTGCTGGCGGCCAGCGCGTTGGCCACCATCATCGCTCTGTCCGTCGCCTACAACAAGGAAAGAGCCAAGAACCAGGGGAGGCCCGCGGACGGCACCAGCTCGCCCCCAGCTGCCACCACTCCCTCTGCAGCCAGGGAGGCCTGGGACTCCTACAGACTTCCACAATCCCTCATTCCGGTCTACTATAATGTGACCCTGTGGCCCCGGCTGGAGCCCGACGCGGACGGCCTGTACGTCTTCACCGGAAGTTCAGCCGTGGTTTTCCGGTGTGTGAAGGAAACTgacctcatcatcatccactcCAACAAGCTGAATCTCACCAGCTTCCAGGGCCACCACGCCAAACTGAGCGGGGTGGGTGGCGTCCGCGTCCCCACCATACAGAAGTCTTGGCTCGTGGTGAAGACGGCGTATCTGGTTCTTCAGCTGCAGGGCAGGCTGACGGTGGGAGCAAGCTACGTGCTTTTCACTGAATTTCAGGGCGAACTGGCCGACGACCTGGAAGGCTTCTACAGGAGCGAGTACGTCGAGGATGGCGTGAAGAA AGTTGTTGCTACCTCACAGATGCAAGCAACCTACGCCAGAAAAGCCTTTCCTTGCTTTGACGAGCCGGCCATGAAGGCTGTCTTCAACATCGTCATCATCCATCATCGAGGCACCGTGGCTCTGTCCAACGGCAGGGAGATCG ATTCTTTGGACTCTGTCCTCGATGGGATTCCTGTCAGAGTTACTACGTTTGAGCCCACACAGAGGATGTCCACCTACCTGTTGGCCTTCATCGTCAGCGACTTTGTCAGCATTGAGTCCCTGCAGAACCATCTATTG ATCCGAATCTGGGCCCGAAAAAAAGCCATCGACGACAAGCAGGGTGACTACGCTCGTAACGTCACCGGGCCGATCCTGCAGTTCTATGAGCAATACTACAACGCGTCATACCCGCTCTCCAAGTCAG ATCAAATCGCTCTGCCTGACTTCAACGCCGGCGCGATGGAGAACTGGGGTCTGGTCACGTACAGGGAGACAGCGCTGCTCTACGACCCCGTCGAATCTTCCACcggaaacaaagagagagtgaCGACCGTCATCGCCCACGAACTCGCACATATG tggtTTGGGAACCTGGTGACTCTTCGTTGGTGGAACGACCTGTGGTTGAATGAGGGCTTTGCATCTTACGTGGAATACCTGGGAGCCGACTACGCCGAGCCCAGCTGGAACATT AGGGACCAAATGATTCTGTATGATGTGCACAAGGTGTTTGCCATGGACGCTCTGGCCTCCTCACACCCGCTGTCCCGGCGAGAGGAGGAGGTCAACGAGCCGGCTCAGATCAGCGAGATGTTCAACACCATCTCCTACAGCAAG GGAGCAGCCGTGCTCAGGATGCTGTCAGACTTTCTCACTGAGCCGGTGTTTGCCAGAGGACTCAGT TCATACCTGAACAGGTTTGCTTTCGATAACACGGTGTACACAGACCTGTGGGAGCACCTCCAGCAG gCTGTGGATAACACACCAGATGTTCATTTACCGCACAGCGTCCATGACATCATGAACCGCTGGACGCTCCAGATGGGCTTTCCAGTGGTCTCTATTGACACCAGGACAGGAAGTATCACTCAGAAACACTTCCTGTTGGATCCGGACTCGGCAGTGGACAGACCATCTCAGTTCAA cTACGTTTGGTTTGTCCCCATTAAATGGATAAAGACGGGtgaggaacagcagcagcactggctCCTTCAGAAGACTG ACACCAACAGCAGGATGAGAGTGTCAGGGGCTGACTGGGTGCTGGCAAACACCAACGTCTCTGGATACTTCCGGGTCAACTACGACCTTGAAAACTGGAACCGCCTCCTTTCTTTGCTCAACTCCCACCATCAG GCTTTGCCAGTTATCAACAGAGCGCAGATCATCGATGATGCCTTCAACCTGGCGCG CGCTAAAATAATCGACACAACGTTAGCCCTGGCAACGACCAAATACCTGTCCAAGGAGAGAGACTACATCCCCTGGGAGTCAGCGCTGAGAAACCTCAACTACTACATCCTGATGTTTGACCGCACCGAGGTCTACGGAGCTCTACAA gCATACTTCAAGAAACAAATAGAACCCCTTTTTGAGCACTTTAGGGGGATCACAGCGAACTGGACCAAAGTGCCGACAGGACACACAGACCA ATATAATCAGATCAATGCTGTTGGGGTAGCCTGTACGGTGAATGTTGGGGGCTGCAGGGAGTTGATCAGAAGCTGGTACAGGCAGTGGATGGAAAGTCCAAGTCACAACCC GATCCATTCCAACTTGAAAAGCACCGTTTACTGCCATGCCATCGCCTTCGGCGGGGTGGATGAGTGGGACTTTGCCTGGACGATGTTCAAGAATGCCACTCTGGCATCTGAAGCTTCCAGGCTCAGATCAGCGATGGCCTGCACCAAGACGCCGTGGCTCCTGAACAG GTATCTGGACTACACCTTAGACCCAACTAAGATCCGGAAGCAAGACGCCACCTCCACCATCCAGTACATCGCAGCGAACGTGGTGGGGATGCCGCTGGCCTGGAACTTCGTCCGAGCAAGATGGAGTTACATCTTCCAGCA aTATGGGAAAGGATCATTTTCCTTCGCTAATCTCATCAACGGAATCACAAAGAGATTCTCTACAGAGTTTGAGTTACAGGAG cttAAGAAATTCAAGGAAGACAACCTCCAGGTGGGCTTCGGCTCGGCCACCTTGGCTCTGGAACAGGCCATCGAAAAGACCACAGCCAACATCAAATGGGTGACGGAGAACAAAGCCGACGTGCTGAGGTGGTTAACTGAGGAGTCCACCTTCAGGGAAACTTAA
- the ap3s2 gene encoding AP-3 complex subunit sigma-2 isoform X3 has product MIKAILIFNNHGKPRLIRFYQYFAEDMQQQIIRETFHLVSKRDDNVCNFLEGGSLIGGSDYKLIYRHYATLYFVFCVDSSESELGILDLIQVFVETLDKCFENVCELDLIFHMDKGGLSAAPARAVSAVKNMNLPEIPRNINIGDINIKVPSLSPF; this is encoded by the exons ATGATTAAAGCCATTTTGATATTTAACAACCACGGAAAGCCGCGGCTGATCCGATTCTATCAGTATTTT GCTGAGgacatgcagcagcagatcatCAGGGAGACCTTCCACTTGGTGTCTAAGAGAGATGACAATGTCTGCAACTTCTTGGAGGGTGGAAG CCTCATTGGTGGCTCTGATTACAAGCTGATCTACCGGCACTACGCGACCCTTTACTTTgtcttctgtgtggactcatCTGAGAGTGAGCTCGGCATCctggacctgatccag GTGTTTGTGGAGACATTGGATAAATGCTTTGAAAACGTCTGTGAGCTGGACCTCATATTCCACATGGACAAG GGAGGTCTGTCAGCGGCTCCTGCTCGTGCCGTCTCCGCTGTGAAGAACATGAACCTTCCAGAGATTCCCCGCAACATCAACATCGGAGACATCAATATCAAAGTACCGAGCCTCTCCCCGTTCTGA
- the ap3s2 gene encoding AP-3 complex subunit sigma-2 isoform X1 yields MIKAILIFNNHGKPRLIRFYQYFAEDMQQQIIRETFHLVSKRDDNVCNFLEGGSLIGGSDYKLIYRHYATLYFVFCVDSSESELGILDLIQVFVETLDKCFENVCELDLIFHMDKVHYILQEVVMGGMVLETNMNEIVAQVEVQNRMEKSEGGLSAAPARAVSAVKNMNLPEIPRNINIGDINIKVPSLSPF; encoded by the exons ATGATTAAAGCCATTTTGATATTTAACAACCACGGAAAGCCGCGGCTGATCCGATTCTATCAGTATTTT GCTGAGgacatgcagcagcagatcatCAGGGAGACCTTCCACTTGGTGTCTAAGAGAGATGACAATGTCTGCAACTTCTTGGAGGGTGGAAG CCTCATTGGTGGCTCTGATTACAAGCTGATCTACCGGCACTACGCGACCCTTTACTTTgtcttctgtgtggactcatCTGAGAGTGAGCTCGGCATCctggacctgatccag GTGTTTGTGGAGACATTGGATAAATGCTTTGAAAACGTCTGTGAGCTGGACCTCATATTCCACATGGACAAG gtccACTACATCTTACAGGAGGTGGTGATGGGCGGCATGGTGCTGGAGACCAACATGAATGAGATCGTAGCTCAGGTGGAGGTGCAGAACCGCATGGAGAAGTCAGAG GGAGGTCTGTCAGCGGCTCCTGCTCGTGCCGTCTCCGCTGTGAAGAACATGAACCTTCCAGAGATTCCCCGCAACATCAACATCGGAGACATCAATATCAAAGTACCGAGCCTCTCCCCGTTCTGA
- the ap3s2 gene encoding AP-3 complex subunit sigma-2 isoform X4, translating to MIKAILIFNNHGKPRLIRFYQYFAEDMQQQIIRETFHLVSKRDDNVCNFLEGGSLIGGSDYKLIYRHYATLYFVFCVDSSESELGILDLIQGGLSAAPARAVSAVKNMNLPEIPRNINIGDINIKVPSLSPF from the exons ATGATTAAAGCCATTTTGATATTTAACAACCACGGAAAGCCGCGGCTGATCCGATTCTATCAGTATTTT GCTGAGgacatgcagcagcagatcatCAGGGAGACCTTCCACTTGGTGTCTAAGAGAGATGACAATGTCTGCAACTTCTTGGAGGGTGGAAG CCTCATTGGTGGCTCTGATTACAAGCTGATCTACCGGCACTACGCGACCCTTTACTTTgtcttctgtgtggactcatCTGAGAGTGAGCTCGGCATCctggacctgatccag GGAGGTCTGTCAGCGGCTCCTGCTCGTGCCGTCTCCGCTGTGAAGAACATGAACCTTCCAGAGATTCCCCGCAACATCAACATCGGAGACATCAATATCAAAGTACCGAGCCTCTCCCCGTTCTGA